A section of the Streptomyces xinghaiensis S187 genome encodes:
- the pafA gene encoding Pup--protein ligase, translating to MDRRIFGLENEYGVTCTFRGQRRLSPDEVARYLFRRVVSWGRSSNVFLRNGARLYLDVGSHPEYATPECDNVIELVTHDKAGERILEGLLVDAERRLHEEGIAGDVYLFKNNTDSAGNSYGCHENYLVARHGEFSRLADILIPFLVTRQMICGAGKVLQTPRGAVYCVSQRAEHIWEGVSSATTRSRPIINTRDEPHADAERYRRLHVIVGDSNMSETTMLLKVGATDLVLRMIEAGTVMRDLTLENPIRAIREVSHDMTGRRKVRLASGREASALEIQQEYYEKAVDFCERRGIRTGTVERVLELWGRTLEAIRDEDLDRVGTEIDWVMKYKLLDRYRAKNNITMSHPRVAQIDLAYHDIHRRRGLYYLLERRGQAARVCNDLKIFEGKSVPPQTTRARLRGDFIRRAQEQRRDFTVDWVHLKLNDQAQRTVLCKDPFRSVDDRVEKLIAGM from the coding sequence ATGGACCGCCGCATTTTCGGGCTGGAGAACGAGTACGGCGTCACGTGCACGTTCAGGGGACAGCGCCGGCTGTCTCCTGACGAAGTGGCGCGCTACCTCTTCCGCCGTGTCGTTTCCTGGGGCCGGAGCAGCAACGTCTTTCTGCGCAACGGTGCCCGCCTCTACCTGGACGTGGGTTCGCACCCGGAATACGCGACACCCGAGTGCGACAACGTGATCGAACTGGTCACGCACGACAAGGCGGGCGAGCGCATTCTCGAGGGACTGCTCGTCGACGCCGAGCGCCGCCTGCACGAGGAGGGCATCGCGGGCGACGTCTATCTCTTCAAGAACAACACCGATTCGGCGGGAAACTCCTACGGCTGCCACGAGAACTACCTCGTGGCCCGGCACGGGGAGTTCTCCCGGCTCGCGGACATCCTCATCCCGTTCCTCGTCACCCGGCAGATGATCTGCGGCGCCGGCAAGGTGCTGCAGACCCCGCGCGGTGCCGTCTACTGCGTCAGCCAGCGCGCCGAGCACATCTGGGAGGGCGTCAGCTCGGCGACCACCCGGTCCCGGCCGATCATCAACACCCGCGACGAGCCGCACGCCGACGCCGAGCGCTACCGCCGGCTCCATGTGATCGTCGGCGACTCCAACATGTCCGAGACGACCATGCTGCTCAAGGTCGGTGCCACCGACCTCGTGCTGCGCATGATCGAGGCGGGCACCGTCATGCGGGATCTCACCCTGGAGAACCCGATCCGGGCGATCCGCGAGGTCAGCCACGACATGACCGGCCGCCGCAAGGTGCGGCTCGCCAGCGGACGGGAGGCGTCCGCCCTGGAGATACAGCAGGAGTACTACGAGAAGGCGGTCGACTTCTGCGAGCGCCGGGGCATCCGCACCGGCACCGTCGAGCGGGTGCTGGAGCTGTGGGGCCGGACCCTGGAGGCCATCCGGGACGAGGACCTCGACCGCGTCGGCACCGAGATCGACTGGGTGATGAAGTACAAGCTCCTGGACCGCTACCGGGCCAAGAACAACATCACCATGTCCCACCCGCGGGTCGCCCAGATAGATCTCGCCTACCACGACATCCACCGCCGCCGCGGGCTCTACTACCTGCTGGAGCGGCGCGGCCAGGCCGCCCGGGTCTGCAACGACCTCAAGATCTTCGAGGGCAAGTCGGTGCCGCCGCAGACCACCCGGGCCCGGCTCCGCGGCGACTTCATCCGCCGCGCCCAGGAACAGCGCCGTGACTTCACGGTGGACTGGGTGCATCTCAAGCTCAACGACCAGGCGCAGCGCACGGTCCTCTGCAAGGACCCGTTCCGGTCCGTGGACGACCGGGTGGAGAAGCTGATCGCCGGAATGTGA
- a CDS encoding FKBP-type peptidyl-prolyl cis-trans isomerase: MRRIAALLAVPLLLVSVAACGDDDPKSNGKSGAVPAVSGEDGKKPKVAKGEGDPPKGLKVKVLKEGKGAEVKKGEALNAHYLGQTWEGEVFDNSYDRGEPSTFQIGTGKVIKGWDEGLVGQKLGSRVELVIPPDKGYGKQEQEKIPANSTLVFVVDLKKVMPTRPEGEEVPQTDAELPKVGTETDDKAPKVTIPKGKDAPGKVVTKTIIEGTGKEVGAKDTLNVHYGLTLWKDGKAGGDTWAQGTPQDVPIAQMPGWSEGLKGQKAGSRVMLVVPQDELTEEQQKQIKSDLVFVVDILGIA; encoded by the coding sequence GTGCGCCGAATCGCAGCCCTGCTGGCTGTTCCCCTGCTGCTCGTCTCCGTCGCGGCCTGCGGCGACGACGACCCGAAGTCCAACGGCAAGTCCGGTGCCGTCCCCGCCGTCTCCGGCGAGGACGGCAAGAAGCCGAAGGTCGCCAAGGGTGAGGGCGACCCGCCCAAGGGCCTGAAGGTCAAGGTCCTCAAGGAGGGCAAGGGGGCGGAGGTGAAGAAGGGCGAGGCCCTGAACGCCCACTACCTGGGGCAGACGTGGGAGGGCGAGGTCTTCGACAACAGCTACGACCGCGGCGAGCCGAGCACCTTCCAGATCGGCACCGGCAAGGTCATCAAGGGCTGGGACGAGGGCCTGGTCGGCCAGAAGCTCGGCAGCCGCGTCGAGCTCGTCATCCCGCCGGACAAGGGGTACGGAAAGCAGGAGCAGGAGAAGATCCCCGCCAACTCCACCCTGGTCTTCGTCGTGGACCTCAAGAAGGTCATGCCGACCCGGCCCGAGGGCGAGGAAGTCCCGCAGACCGACGCGGAGCTGCCGAAGGTCGGCACCGAGACCGACGACAAGGCGCCGAAGGTGACCATCCCCAAGGGGAAGGACGCGCCCGGGAAGGTCGTCACCAAGACGATCATCGAGGGCACCGGCAAGGAAGTGGGCGCGAAGGACACCCTGAACGTCCACTACGGTCTGACCCTGTGGAAGGACGGCAAGGCCGGCGGCGACACCTGGGCCCAGGGCACCCCGCAGGACGTCCCGATCGCCCAGATGCCCGGCTGGAGCGAGGGTCTCAAGGGCCAGAAGGCCGGGAGCAGGGTCATGCTCGTCGTCCCGCAGGACGAGCTGACCGAGGAGCAGCAGAAGCAGATCAAGTCCGACCTGGTCTTCGTCGTGGACATCCTCGGCATCGCGTGA
- a CDS encoding FKBP-type peptidyl-prolyl cis-trans isomerase: MSIEKPEIDFPGGEPPADLEIKDIWEGDGPVAKAGDTVSVHYVGVAFSTGEEFDASWNRGTPLQFQLGVGQVISGWDQGVQGMKVGGRRQLTIPAHLAYGDRGAGGGRIKPGETLIFVCDLVAV, translated from the coding sequence GTGAGCATCGAGAAGCCCGAGATCGACTTCCCGGGCGGCGAGCCGCCGGCCGACCTGGAGATCAAGGACATCTGGGAGGGCGACGGCCCCGTCGCCAAGGCCGGGGACACCGTCTCCGTCCATTACGTGGGCGTCGCCTTCAGCACCGGCGAGGAGTTCGACGCCAGCTGGAACCGCGGCACGCCGCTGCAGTTCCAGCTCGGCGTGGGCCAGGTCATCAGCGGCTGGGACCAGGGCGTGCAGGGCATGAAGGTCGGCGGCCGCCGCCAGCTGACCATCCCGGCGCACCTCGCGTACGGCGACCGCGGCGCCGGTGGCGGCCGCATCAAGCCGGGCGAGACGCTGATCTTCGTCTGCGATCTCGTGGCGGTCTGA
- a CDS encoding helix-turn-helix transcriptional regulator, which yields MAIAKAERLMNLALCLLGTRRPLSKRELRASIEAYIEAATDEAFNRMFERDKDDLRELGLVIETVEGFDGDIGYRAHRDSNRLPPVALDASEAAALQLAAKVWQQARLAGAASGALQKLRAAGMPLAEDAYTGQSALEPRIPAQEPAFEPLMLACRDRRPVVFEYRKATAARPETRHVDPWTLECCRGHWYLAGWDRDRGAERVFRLSRITGRVKSRAGAFTAAVPDHVTVRETVERWAGEIATSTARIRLRAGAGYPLRARALSVREAGEGWDELEIPYGHGLDAWLVEFGPDVVVLEPAELRTDVVERLRAVAKG from the coding sequence ATGGCCATTGCCAAGGCCGAGCGGCTGATGAATCTGGCGCTGTGCCTGCTGGGCACCCGGCGTCCGCTCAGCAAGCGCGAGCTCCGGGCCTCCATCGAGGCGTACATCGAGGCCGCCACGGACGAGGCCTTCAACCGTATGTTCGAGCGGGACAAGGACGATCTGCGCGAGCTCGGCCTGGTCATCGAGACGGTCGAGGGCTTCGACGGCGACATCGGCTACCGTGCGCACCGCGACAGCAACCGGCTGCCGCCCGTCGCCCTCGACGCCTCCGAGGCCGCCGCCCTGCAACTGGCCGCCAAGGTGTGGCAGCAGGCCCGGCTCGCGGGCGCGGCCAGCGGTGCGCTGCAGAAGCTGCGGGCGGCCGGAATGCCGCTCGCCGAGGACGCCTACACCGGCCAGAGCGCCCTGGAACCGCGGATCCCGGCCCAGGAACCCGCCTTCGAACCGCTGATGCTGGCCTGCCGCGACCGCCGCCCGGTGGTCTTCGAGTACCGCAAGGCCACGGCCGCCCGCCCGGAGACCCGGCATGTCGATCCCTGGACCCTGGAGTGCTGCCGCGGCCACTGGTACCTCGCCGGCTGGGACCGGGACCGGGGCGCCGAGCGGGTCTTCCGGCTCTCCCGGATCACCGGCCGGGTCAAGTCGCGCGCCGGCGCCTTCACCGCCGCGGTGCCCGACCACGTCACCGTCCGCGAGACGGTCGAGCGCTGGGCCGGCGAGATCGCCACCAGCACGGCCCGGATCCGGCTGCGGGCCGGTGCCGGCTATCCGCTGCGGGCGCGGGCCCTCTCGGTCCGGGAAGCCGGGGAGGGCTGGGACGAGCTGGAGATCCCGTACGGGCACGGACTGGACGCCTGGCTGGTGGAGTTCGGGCCCGATGTGGTCGTTCTGGAACCGGCCGAGCTGCGGACCGATGTGGTCGAGCGGCTGCGCGCCGTGGCCAAGGGCTGA
- a CDS encoding helix-turn-helix transcriptional regulator, whose product MATNAIDQTRRMLSLVTYLRERPGARVSDVARAFGVTEDELIADLNVLPMCGTSFRGGDLLDIDTDGDRIWWRNPDAAGSSSGAPLRLAADEATALLVAARAVATLPGLRESDRQALLRATAKLEAAAGEAAGASSRLSVTFESEGGVFADVDRAISERRRLWLRYYSPARDELTEREVDPIRLFAVGHTYMEAWCRTSEARRTFRLDRVAEIRLLDEPADPPQLELRDLSEGLVQPSAEDPEVVVEVGPGGRWVAEYYPHDSAEELDGGGLRITLRTPDPASLRRLALRLGGDGRIVSPADLAESARLAAGRALAAYGG is encoded by the coding sequence ATGGCCACCAACGCGATTGACCAGACCCGCCGGATGCTCTCCCTGGTGACCTATCTGCGCGAACGCCCCGGCGCCCGCGTCAGCGACGTCGCCCGGGCCTTCGGCGTCACCGAGGACGAGCTCATCGCCGACCTCAACGTCCTGCCGATGTGCGGCACCAGCTTCCGCGGCGGGGACCTGCTCGACATCGACACCGACGGCGACCGCATCTGGTGGCGGAACCCGGACGCCGCCGGCAGCAGCTCCGGCGCCCCGCTGCGGCTGGCCGCCGACGAGGCCACCGCCCTGCTGGTGGCCGCCCGCGCCGTCGCCACCCTCCCCGGTCTGCGGGAGAGCGACCGGCAGGCCCTGCTGCGCGCCACCGCGAAACTGGAGGCGGCGGCCGGCGAGGCCGCCGGGGCCAGCTCCCGGCTGTCGGTCACCTTCGAGTCCGAGGGCGGGGTCTTCGCCGACGTCGACCGCGCCATCTCCGAGCGGCGCCGGCTGTGGCTGCGCTACTACTCGCCCGCCCGCGACGAGCTCACCGAACGCGAGGTCGACCCGATCCGGCTGTTCGCCGTCGGCCACACCTATATGGAGGCGTGGTGCCGGACCTCCGAGGCCCGGCGCACCTTCCGCCTCGACCGGGTCGCCGAGATCCGGCTGCTGGACGAGCCCGCGGACCCGCCGCAGCTCGAACTCCGCGATCTCTCCGAGGGGCTGGTCCAGCCGTCCGCCGAGGACCCGGAGGTCGTCGTCGAGGTCGGCCCCGGCGGGCGATGGGTCGCCGAGTACTACCCGCACGACAGCGCCGAGGAACTCGACGGCGGCGGGCTGCGGATCACCCTGCGCACCCCCGACCCCGCGAGCCTGCGCCGGCTCGCGCTCCGGCTCGGCGGTGACGGCCGCATCGTCTCGCCCGCCGACCTGGCCGAGAGCGCCCGGCTGGCGGCGGGACGGGCCCTGGCGGCCTACGGCGGATGA
- the tatA gene encoding Sec-independent protein translocase subunit TatA — translation MFANLKPLEIVLIILVILLLFGAKKLPDMARSLGKSARILKSEAKAMKKDGETPAGGQEPAAPESGQTAPPAPRTIQAAPGDVSSARPVSEPGHASQQS, via the coding sequence ATGTTCGCCAACCTGAAGCCTCTTGAGATCGTACTGATCATCCTTGTCATCCTGCTGCTGTTCGGCGCCAAGAAGCTTCCCGACATGGCCCGTTCCCTCGGCAAGTCGGCCCGCATCCTCAAGAGCGAGGCCAAGGCGATGAAGAAGGACGGCGAGACCCCGGCCGGCGGGCAGGAGCCCGCGGCCCCCGAGTCCGGGCAGACGGCTCCTCCCGCGCCGCGCACCATCCAGGCCGCCCCCGGTGATGTGAGCAGTGCCCGTCCGGTGTCCGAACCGGGCCACGCCTCCCAGCAGAGCTGA
- the tatC gene encoding twin-arginine translocase subunit TatC, which yields MLKSSRKREKDPEGRMPLAEHLRELRDRLLKAVLAVLVVTIAAFWFYEEIADWLTAPIRDSVGCTASFTDLAEKGDNCAQLTVDGLLGPFTIMIKVGLMTGVVAACPVWLYQLWAFLAPGLHRNEQKYALMFAGVGLPLFVAGGYFAYLILPTSAAALIGLTPDGLGLSNLVRLDDYLDIVTRLVVVFGLAFELPLLLVMLNFGGVISGRRMAGWWRWMVMSITVFSAFATPTGDPLTMLALAAPIVLLYFLAVGIALANDRRRRRRNPDAELSDDEASQLDLTPEAVDEIEPVGSGRAALPQQTREENGPRVNGYDDAT from the coding sequence TTGCTGAAGTCTTCCCGCAAGCGGGAGAAGGACCCAGAGGGGCGGATGCCGCTCGCGGAGCATCTGCGTGAGCTCCGCGACCGTCTGCTCAAAGCCGTGCTGGCGGTCCTCGTGGTCACCATTGCCGCGTTCTGGTTCTACGAGGAGATCGCCGACTGGCTGACGGCCCCGATCCGGGACTCCGTGGGCTGTACGGCGAGTTTCACCGATCTCGCCGAGAAGGGCGACAACTGCGCCCAGCTGACGGTCGACGGCCTCCTCGGGCCGTTCACCATCATGATCAAGGTGGGGCTCATGACCGGCGTGGTGGCGGCATGCCCGGTCTGGCTCTATCAGTTGTGGGCGTTCCTCGCGCCGGGCCTCCACAGGAACGAACAGAAATACGCCCTCATGTTCGCGGGCGTGGGCCTCCCGCTGTTCGTCGCGGGCGGATACTTCGCGTATCTGATCCTTCCCACCAGCGCCGCGGCCCTCATCGGGCTGACCCCGGACGGCCTGGGACTCAGCAACCTCGTCCGCCTGGACGACTACCTCGACATCGTCACCCGGCTCGTGGTCGTCTTCGGGCTCGCCTTCGAGCTGCCCCTGCTGCTGGTCATGCTGAACTTCGGCGGAGTCATCTCGGGCCGCCGGATGGCCGGCTGGTGGCGGTGGATGGTCATGAGCATCACGGTCTTCTCCGCGTTCGCCACCCCCACCGGTGACCCGCTGACCATGCTGGCGCTCGCCGCACCGATCGTCCTGCTGTACTTCCTGGCGGTCGGCATCGCGCTCGCCAACGACCGCCGGCGCCGCCGCAGGAACCCGGACGCGGAGCTGAGCGACGACGAGGCCTCGCAGCTCGATCTGACCCCTGAGGCCGTCGACGAGATCGAGCCGGTCGGCTCCGGCCGGGCCGCGCTGCCGCAGCAGACCCGCGAGGAGAACGGCCCCCGGGTGAACGGTTACGACGACGCCACGTAG
- a CDS encoding diacylglycerol kinase translates to MTSEITLFVNPTAGRGRGARAAGPAARALRDAGFSVRTVLGTDAADALDRARAAVAAGTGALIAVGGDGMVSLALQAVAGSDVPLGVVAAGSGNDYARAHGLPVRQPAAAAVVAATALKEHGGRPTDLGRAGDRWFGTVLASGLDSRVNDRGNRLRGPVGRFRYDLALLAELAALRTVPYRIGLDGGPAREVEATLVAVGNAPSYGGGMRICPGARTDDGLFDITVVGPCSRTTLLRVFPRVYRGSHLSHPAVTALRARSVTLEAPGVTGYADGEPLGPLPLTAATVPEAVRLLVP, encoded by the coding sequence GTGACCAGCGAGATCACCCTGTTCGTCAACCCCACCGCGGGGCGCGGCCGCGGTGCGCGCGCCGCCGGACCGGCGGCGCGCGCCCTGCGGGACGCCGGCTTCTCCGTGCGGACCGTGCTCGGCACCGACGCCGCCGATGCGCTGGACCGCGCCCGGGCGGCCGTCGCCGCCGGCACCGGCGCCCTGATCGCCGTCGGCGGGGACGGCATGGTCTCCCTCGCCCTCCAGGCCGTGGCCGGGAGCGACGTGCCGCTGGGCGTGGTCGCCGCCGGCTCCGGGAACGACTACGCCCGCGCCCACGGCCTGCCGGTCCGGCAGCCGGCCGCCGCCGCCGTGGTGGCCGCCACCGCGCTCAAGGAGCACGGCGGGCGCCCCACGGACCTCGGCCGGGCCGGGGACCGCTGGTTCGGCACCGTGCTCGCCTCCGGCCTCGACTCCCGCGTCAACGACCGGGGCAACCGGCTCCGCGGCCCCGTCGGGCGCTTCCGCTACGACCTGGCGCTCCTCGCCGAACTGGCCGCGCTGCGCACCGTCCCGTACCGGATCGGTCTCGACGGCGGGCCCGCGCGGGAGGTCGAGGCGACCCTCGTCGCGGTGGGCAACGCCCCCTCCTACGGCGGTGGCATGCGGATCTGCCCCGGGGCCCGGACCGACGACGGGCTCTTCGACATCACGGTCGTCGGCCCCTGCAGCCGGACCACGCTGCTGCGGGTCTTCCCCCGCGTCTACCGGGGCAGCCATCTCTCCCACCCGGCCGTGACCGCCCTGCGTGCCCGGAGCGTCACCCTGGAGGCGCCCGGGGTCACCGGCTACGCCGACGGGGAACCGCTCGGTCCGCTGCCGCTGACCGCCGCCACCGTGCCGGAGGCGGTGCGGCTGCTCGTCCCCTGA
- a CDS encoding DEAD/DEAH box helicase: MTDDMSPAERYAAARSRAAEQTTALFPFRAMYDFDLDPFQIDACRALEAGKGVLVAAPTGSGKTIVGEFAVHLALAQGRKCFYTTPIKALSNQKYNDLVKRYGAAKVGLLTGDNSVNSEAPVIVMTTEVLRNMLYAGSQSLTGLGYVVMDEVHYLSDRFRGAVWEEVIIHLPESVTLVSLSATVSNAEEFGDWLDTVRGDTEVIVSEHRPVPLWQHVLAGRRMYDLFEEKSGRDGAGRREVNPDLVRLARMENSRPTGPRDRRRGRVLREADRERERRQRSRIWTPSRVEVIDRLDAEGLLPAITFIFSRAGCEAAVQQCLAAGLRLNDEPARRRVREIVERRTATIPDEDLHVLGYFEWLEGLERGIAAHHAGMLPTFKEVVEELFVQGLVKAVFATETLALGINMPARSVVLEKLVKWNGQQHADITPGEYTQLTGRAGRRGIDVEGHAVVLWQRAMDPEALAGLAGTRTYPLRSSFKPSYNMAVNLVSQFGRHRSRELLETSFAQFQADRSVVGISRQVQKNEEGLEGYRASMTCHLGDFEEYARLRRDLKERETELAKQGAAQRRVAAAAALEKLRPGDVIHVPTGKYAGLALVLDPGLPAGRSNGHRGFDHHDGPRPLVLTAERQVKRLASIDFPVPVEALDRMRIPKSFNARSPHSRRDLASALRTRAGHITPERHRRGRAPAADDAEIARLRTEIRAHPCHGCSDREDHARWAERYHRLRRDTRQLERRIEGRTNTIARTFDRVYALLSDLGYLRGDEVTEDGRRLARLYGELDLLASECLRAGVWNDLKPAELAACASALVYEARSADDALPPKLPTGAAQQALGEMVRIWGRLDALEEEHRINQTEGVGQREPDLGFAWSAYRWASGHGLDEVLREVEMPAGDFVRWCKQVIDVLGQIAEAAPDGTPIRRNARRAVDGMLRGVVAYSSVG; the protein is encoded by the coding sequence ATGACCGACGACATGTCCCCAGCCGAGCGCTACGCCGCAGCCCGGAGCCGCGCCGCCGAGCAGACCACCGCGCTCTTCCCGTTCCGCGCGATGTACGACTTCGACCTGGACCCGTTCCAGATCGACGCCTGCCGGGCCCTGGAGGCCGGCAAGGGCGTCCTGGTCGCCGCGCCCACCGGCTCCGGCAAGACCATCGTCGGCGAGTTCGCCGTCCACCTGGCCCTCGCCCAGGGCCGCAAATGCTTCTACACCACGCCCATCAAGGCGCTCTCCAACCAGAAGTACAACGACCTCGTGAAGCGCTACGGCGCCGCCAAGGTCGGCCTGCTGACCGGCGACAACAGCGTCAACAGCGAGGCCCCGGTGATCGTCATGACCACCGAGGTGCTGCGCAACATGCTCTACGCCGGCTCCCAGTCGCTGACGGGCCTCGGCTACGTCGTCATGGACGAGGTGCACTACCTCTCCGACCGCTTCCGCGGCGCGGTCTGGGAGGAGGTCATCATCCACCTCCCCGAGTCCGTCACCCTCGTCTCCCTCTCCGCGACGGTCTCCAACGCCGAGGAGTTCGGCGACTGGCTGGACACCGTGCGCGGCGACACCGAGGTGATCGTCTCCGAGCACCGTCCCGTACCGCTCTGGCAGCACGTCCTGGCCGGCCGGCGGATGTACGACCTCTTCGAGGAGAAGAGCGGGCGGGACGGCGCCGGGCGCCGCGAGGTCAACCCCGATCTGGTCCGGCTCGCCAGGATGGAGAACAGCCGCCCCACCGGCCCCCGCGACCGCCGGCGCGGCCGCGTCCTCCGCGAGGCCGACCGCGAGCGCGAACGCCGCCAGCGCAGCCGGATCTGGACGCCCAGCCGGGTCGAGGTGATCGACCGGCTCGACGCCGAGGGCCTGCTGCCCGCCATCACGTTCATCTTCAGCCGCGCCGGCTGCGAGGCCGCCGTCCAGCAGTGCCTGGCCGCCGGCCTGCGGCTCAACGACGAGCCCGCCCGCCGCCGGGTCCGGGAGATCGTCGAGCGGCGCACCGCCACCATCCCCGACGAGGATCTGCACGTCCTCGGCTACTTCGAGTGGCTGGAGGGCCTGGAGCGGGGCATCGCCGCGCACCACGCCGGCATGCTGCCCACCTTCAAGGAGGTCGTGGAGGAGCTGTTCGTCCAGGGCCTGGTGAAGGCCGTCTTCGCCACCGAGACGCTGGCCCTGGGCATCAACATGCCCGCGCGCTCGGTGGTGCTGGAGAAGCTGGTCAAGTGGAACGGCCAGCAGCACGCGGACATCACGCCGGGCGAGTACACCCAGCTCACCGGCCGGGCCGGGCGCCGCGGCATCGACGTCGAGGGCCACGCGGTGGTGCTCTGGCAGCGTGCCATGGACCCGGAGGCGCTGGCCGGGCTGGCCGGCACCCGCACCTATCCGCTCCGCTCCTCCTTCAAGCCCTCGTACAACATGGCGGTCAACCTGGTCTCCCAGTTCGGGCGGCACCGCTCCCGGGAACTGCTGGAGACCTCCTTCGCGCAGTTCCAGGCGGACCGCTCGGTCGTCGGCATCTCCCGCCAGGTGCAGAAGAACGAGGAGGGCCTGGAGGGCTACCGCGCCTCCATGACCTGCCACCTCGGCGACTTCGAGGAATACGCCCGTCTCCGCCGCGACCTCAAGGAGCGGGAGACCGAACTCGCCAAGCAGGGCGCGGCGCAGCGCCGGGTGGCGGCCGCGGCCGCCCTGGAGAAGCTCCGGCCGGGTGACGTCATCCATGTGCCGACGGGCAAGTACGCCGGGCTGGCGCTGGTCCTCGACCCGGGCCTGCCCGCCGGGCGTTCCAACGGCCACCGCGGCTTCGACCACCACGACGGGCCCCGCCCGCTGGTGCTCACCGCCGAGCGGCAGGTCAAGCGGCTCGCGTCGATCGACTTCCCGGTGCCCGTCGAGGCGCTGGACCGGATGCGCATCCCCAAGTCCTTCAACGCCCGCTCCCCGCACTCCCGCCGGGACCTGGCCTCCGCGCTGCGCACCCGCGCCGGGCACATCACCCCCGAGCGCCACCGCAGGGGCCGCGCCCCGGCGGCCGACGACGCCGAGATCGCCCGGCTGCGCACCGAGATCCGCGCCCACCCCTGCCACGGCTGCTCGGACCGGGAGGACCACGCCCGCTGGGCCGAGCGCTACCACCGGCTGCGCCGGGACACCCGGCAGCTGGAGCGCCGTATCGAGGGCCGGACCAACACCATCGCCCGCACCTTCGACCGGGTCTACGCCCTGCTGTCGGACCTCGGTTATCTCCGGGGCGACGAGGTGACGGAGGACGGCCGCCGGCTGGCCCGGCTCTACGGCGAGCTGGACCTGCTGGCCTCCGAGTGCCTGCGCGCGGGGGTCTGGAACGACCTCAAACCGGCCGAACTGGCGGCCTGCGCCTCGGCGCTGGTCTACGAGGCCCGCTCGGCCGACGACGCCCTGCCGCCCAAGCTGCCCACCGGCGCCGCCCAGCAGGCGCTGGGCGAGATGGTGCGCATCTGGGGGCGGCTGGACGCGCTGGAGGAGGAGCACCGGATCAACCAGACCGAGGGCGTCGGGCAGCGGGAGCCGGATCTGGGCTTCGCCTGGTCCGCCTACCGCTGGGCGTCCGGGCACGGGCTGGACGAGGTGCTGCGCGAGGTGGAGATGCCCGCCGGTGACTTCGTCCGCTGGTGCAAGCAGGTCATCGACGTCCTGGGACAGATCGCGGAGGCCGCGCCGGACGGCACCCCGATCCGCCGCAACGCCCGGCGCGCGGTGGACGGGATGCTCCGCGGGGTGGTGGCCTACTCCTCGGTGGGCTGA
- a CDS encoding 5'-3' exonuclease — MLLDTASLYFRAYFGVPDSVKAPDGSPVNAVRGLLDFIARLVHDHHPDDLVACMDADWRPAWRVELIPTYKAHRVAEEKPGGPDTEEVPDTLSPQVPVIEEVLDALGIARVGVPRYEADDVIGTLTARARGPVDIVTGDRDLYQLVDDARGVRVLYPVKGVGTLQLVDEAALREKYGVDGAGYAELALLRGDPSDGLPGVPGIGEKTAAKLLAAHGDLAGIMAAVGDPASKISPAQRRRLDEAREYLAVAPTVVRVASDVPLPEFDPALPRAPRDPAALGRLAERWGLGGSLQRLLTALEN; from the coding sequence ATGCTTCTCGACACCGCCAGCCTCTACTTCCGCGCCTACTTCGGGGTGCCCGATTCGGTGAAGGCCCCCGACGGCAGCCCCGTCAACGCGGTGCGCGGACTGCTGGACTTCATCGCCCGGCTCGTCCACGACCACCACCCGGACGACCTCGTGGCCTGCATGGACGCCGACTGGCGGCCCGCGTGGCGGGTCGAGCTGATCCCCACCTACAAGGCGCACCGGGTCGCCGAGGAGAAGCCCGGCGGCCCCGACACGGAGGAGGTGCCCGACACCCTCTCCCCGCAGGTGCCGGTGATCGAGGAGGTGCTGGACGCCCTCGGCATCGCCCGCGTCGGCGTGCCCCGCTACGAGGCGGACGACGTGATCGGCACCCTCACGGCCCGCGCCCGGGGCCCGGTGGACATCGTCACCGGGGACCGCGATCTCTACCAGCTCGTGGACGACGCCCGCGGGGTGCGGGTCCTCTACCCCGTCAAGGGCGTCGGCACCCTGCAGCTCGTCGACGAGGCCGCCCTCCGCGAGAAGTACGGGGTGGACGGCGCCGGTTACGCCGAGCTGGCGCTGCTGCGGGGCGATCCCAGCGACGGCCTGCCGGGCGTCCCCGGCATCGGGGAGAAGACCGCCGCCAAGCTGCTCGCCGCCCACGGCGATCTCGCCGGGATCATGGCCGCCGTCGGTGACCCGGCGTCGAAGATCAGCCCGGCGCAGCGCAGACGGCTGGACGAGGCCCGGGAGTATCTGGCGGTGGCGCCCACGGTCGTACGGGTCGCCTCCGACGTGCCGCTGCCCGAGTTCGACCCGGCGCTCCCCCGCGCGCCCCGCGACCCGGCCGCGCTCGGCCGCCTCGCGGAACGCTGGGGCCTCGGCGGCTCCCTCCAGCGGCTGCTCACCGCTCTGGAGAACTGA